The Spiribacter roseus genome includes the window ACGGGCAACGTCACCAACGCCGTCAACTTTCCCGAGCTCATTCTGCCGCGCAATGCCGGGGGCGACCGCCTGACCGTGGTCAACGCCAACGTCCCCAATATGCTCGGGCAGATCTCCTCGGCGCTGGCCGAGGCGGGCCTCAACATTGACGACATGTACAACAAGTCGCAGGGCGAACTGGCCTACAGCGTCGCCGATGTCGACGGCACGATCCCGCCAGCGGTCATCGAGCGCCTGCAGGGCATTGATGGCGTGCTCATGGTTCGGGTCATCTAGCGACTGACAACGGGGGGCGAGCGTGAACGACGAAACGCTGAAGCGCATCCGGGCGCGCATTGACGGCATTGATGACCAGATCCTGGCGCTGATCAATGAGCGGGCCGCGGCGGCGGCCGAGGTGGCCGGTGCCAAGCAGGCCGCCGGCGAGTCGGCGGATTTCTACCGTCCGGCGCGCGAGGCGGAAGTCCTGCGGCGGCTCCGCGATGCCAACCCCGGGCCGCTCAACGATGGCGACGTCACGCGTCTGTTCCGCGAGATCATGTCCTCGTGCCTGGCCCTGCAGCGTCCCCTGACCGTGGCCTTTCTGGGGCCTGAGGGCACCTTCACCCAGGAGGCGGCCCTCAAGCACTTCGGCCACTCCGTCGACAGCCGGCCCATGGACAACATCGATGCGGTGTTCCGCGAGGTTGAGTCGGGGGAAGCCGCCTATGGCGTCGTGCCGGTGGAAAACTCCACCGAGGGCATGGTCACCCACACCCTCGACCGACTGCCGTCCTCGCCGCTGCAGATCGTCGGCGAGGTGGAGATGCCGGTGGTGCACAGCCTCGCCACCCGTGCCGCCGATGTCGCCGGCATCCAGCGTGTCTACTCCCACAGCCAGGGGCTTGCCCAGTGCCGGTCATGGCTCGATCGCCACCTGCCGGCGGTGGATCGCATCCCGGTGGCAAGCACCGCCGAGGCGGCGCGGCTGGCCAGCCTCGATGACAGCGCGGCGGCCATCGCCTCCGAGGCGGCCGCTGAGCGTTACGAGCTGCCCATCCTGCAGGCGGCCATGCAGGACGGATCGCGTAACGCGACGCGGTTTCTGGTGCTGGGCCGCGAGAGCCCGGAACCCACCGGCGAGGACAAGACCTCACTGGTCATCGCCCGGGAAAACCGCCCCGGCGGACTGGCGGGGCTGCTCGCGCCGCTGGCGCGGTACGGGCTGAACATGACCCGGCTCGAATCCCGGCCATCGCCGGAGGGCATGTGGGAGTACGTGTTCTTCGTCGATCTGCTGGGGCATGCCGAGGATCCCGATCTCAAGCGCGCGCTGGGCGAGATGCAGAAACTCGCCAGTCTGCTCAAGGTGCTGGGTTCGTATCCGCGCTCGGTGGTCTAGGGCGCGCGCTTGAATACCGAGCCACAACGGATCTGTCTGGTCGGCGTCGGCCTGATCGCCGGGTCGCTCGGGCTGGCGCTCAAGCGCGCTGGCGTCACCGAGCGGATCACCGGCCTTGGGCGCGATCCGCAGCGTCTGGCCCGGGCCCGGGCCGTCGGCGCCATCGACCACGCCACCACCGACCCGGCCGAGGCCCTGGCCGACGCCGAACTGCTGGTGCTGGGGGTGCCCCTGGGTGCCACCGCGACGGTGATACGCGACCTCAAACCCCATCTACGCGATGACCTGGTGATCACCGACGTGGGCAGCGCCAAGGGCTGTGTCGTCGACGACCTGCGCACCGTCCTCGGCGGGCTGCCTGCGGGGTTCGTGCCGGGTCATCCCATCGCCGGCACCGAGCATAGCGGCGTCGAGGCGGCATTCGCCGAGCTGTTCGATGGCCGCCGGGTCATCATTACGCCGTTGGAATCCAGTGCCGGGGCGGCGGTCAGCGCCGTCGACTGGCTCTGGCGCCAGGCCGGCGCCGAGGTGACGGCCATGTCGGTCGCCCACCACGACCGGATGCTGGCGATCACCTCGCACCTGCCGCACCTGCTCGCCTTCGGCCTGGTGGATATGCTGGCCCAGGACCCGGACCATGAGGAGATCCTCGGCTACGCCGCCGGTGGATTCCGTGACTTCACCCGCATCGCGTCCAGCGACCCGGTGATGTGGCGGGACATCTGTCTGGGTAATCGTGACGCGGTGCTCGAGGCGCTGGGCCATTTCCGCCGCGACCTCGAACAGCTGACCGAAAAAGTCGAGGCGGCCGATGGCGCCGGGCTTGAAGGGGTGTTCCGCCGCGCCAAGGCGACCCGCGACGCCCACAAACATGGATTTGAGCGCTGATGCAGTCACGGACACGATCATGACGGAAAAGACCGAACGCCGGTTCATCGTGGAGCCGGGCGGGGCCCTGAGCGGCACGTTGCAGGTTCCCGGCGACAAGTCGATCTCGCACCGCGCGGTCATGCTCGGCGCCATCGCTGAGGGCGAGACCACCGTCAGCGGCTTTCTGGACGGGGATGACGCCATGGCCACCCTCGCCGCGATGCGCGCCCTGGGGGTCGCCATCGACGGGCCCGAACAGGGGCGGCTGCGTATTCAGGGGGTCGGATTGCGGGGGCTGCAGGCCGCCGCCGGGGCGCTGGATCTGGGCAACTCGGGCACCTCCATGCGGCTGCTCGCCGGGCTGTTGGCCGGCCAGCGGTTTGCCAGCCGACTGGTGGGGGATCGCTCGCTGATGAAACGGCCCATGCGCCGGGTGACTGAACCGCTGGCGCGGATGGGGGCGAGCATCCACACCGAGCCCAGCGGGACCGCCCCGTTGGTGATCGAGCCGGTGGCCGCCCTCGAGGGCATCGACTACCCACTGCCGGTGGCAAGCGCCCAGGTCAAATCCGCGCTGCTGCTGGCCGGGCTGTACGCGAGCGGCGAGACCCGCGTCACCGAGCCCGCCGTCACCCGTGACCACACCGAGCGGATGCTCGAGGCCTTCGGCGCGGATGTCCGCGTGGCCGGGTCGCAGGTCAGCGTGCGCGGGGGCGACAGCCTGCAGGGCGGCGCGGTCGTGGTCCCCGGCGATATCTCCTCGGCGGCCTTCTTCCTGGTCGGCGCGTCGATTGCCGGGACGGGGCCGCTGACACTGACCAACGTCGGGCTCAATCCCACCCGCACCGGCGTCATCGACATCCTCCGGCGCATGGGGGCGCGGATCCACGTCGAGTGCGAGCGCAGCGGTGCCGGCGAACCGGTGGCCACGGTGACCGTTGAACCGTCGCGGCTGCAGGGCATCGCGATCCCGCCCGACCGCGTGCCGCTGGCGATCGACGAGTTCCCGGCCCTGTTCATCGCGGCGGCCTGCGCCGAGGGTGAGACCACACTGACCGGGGCCGAGGAGCTGCGGGTCAAGGAAAGTGACCGCATCGCGGTCATGGCCGATGGGCTCGGTGCGCTCGGCATCCAGGCCGAGCCGACGCCCGACGGGATCCGCATTGTCGGCGGTCCGGTGCGTGGCGGTCACATCCAGGCCCGGGGCGATCATCGCATCGCCATGGCCTTTGCCATGGCCGGACTGGTGGCGGATGCGCCGATCACCATCGATGGCTGCAGCGAGGTGGATACGTCGTTTCCCGGGTTCGTCGACCGCGCCCGCGAGGCGGGCCTGCGGATCCGCAGCGAGGAGGGAGGGGCATGACGGAGCATTCCGCGGTCATCACCATCGACGGCCCCGGCGGTGCCGGCAAGGGCACGATCGCCCGGGCGCTCGCGCAACGGCTGGGTTTTCATCTCCTCGACAGTGGGGCCATCTATCGGCTGCTGGCACTGGCGTCGCTGCGGGACGGGATCGCACCGGACGATCTGGCGGGCCTGACCCGGCGCGCCGAACAGCTGGACATCGATTTCCGGACCGACGGCGAGCACGCGGGGGAGGCCGTACTTGACGGCCAGCCCGTGGCCAACGCCATCCGCGATGAGGCCTGCGGCGAGCGCGCCTCGGTGCTGGCCGCGCTGCCACCGGTGCGCGAGGCACTCAAGGCACGCCAGCGGGCGTTCCGCCAGCCCCCCGGACTGGTCGCCGACGGGCGCGATATGGGGACCGTCATCTTCCCCGATGCACCGGTCAAGATCTTCCTGACCGCGAGTGCCGAGGAGCGGGCGCGCCGGCGGCATAAGCAGTTGATGGAACAGGGTGTTACTGCTAGTCTCGACGATCTTCTGACAGAGCTGAAGGCTCGTGACGCCCGCGATTCGCAGCGTCAGACGGCGCCGCTCAGACCGGCAGAAGACGCGGTCACCGTGGATACGACCGGGGCGTCGATCGACACGGTGGTCCAGACAGTGATGGAGCAGGCCAGGGCCTGTCTCCAGTAGGGGGTGCCGCCGGAGCGGCGCCGTTTTTTTCAGCAACCAAATGGATCGGCCTGTCGATCCCGGATCAAATCATCCCATGAGCGAAAGCTTTGCAGAACTTTTCGAAGAGAGCCTTGTACAGACCGATATGCGGCCGGGCTCCATTGTCACCGCCCAGGTGGTCGCCATCGACGGCGAGGACGTTGTTGTCAATGCGGGACTGAAGTCCGAGGCGGTCATCCCGCTTCGTCAGTTCACCAATGAAAACGGCGAAGTCGAAGTCAGCGTCGGTGACGAGGTGGAAGTCGCCCTCGACGCGGTCGAAGACGGGAGTGGCGAAACGCGCCTGTCCCGCGAGAAGGCCAAGCGCGCCCGCGCCTGGCGGGTACTCGAGGCGGCCTACGAGAACAGCGAGACCGTCAACGGTCAGATCAGCGGCAAGGTCAAGGGCGGGTTTACCGTCGATCTCGGGCATATCCGCGCCTTCCTGCCGGGCTCGCTCGTGGACATCCGGCCGGTGCGCGACACCACGTATCTCGAGGGCAAGGATCTCGAGTTCAAGGTGATCAAGCTCGACGCCCGCCGCAACAACGTGGTCGTGTCGCGCCGTGCGGTGGTCGAGGAAGAGTACAGCGCCGAGCGTGAAGCGCTGCTCGAAAAGCTCCAGGAAGGCCAGTCCATCAAGGGCATCGTCAAGAACCTCACGGACTACGGCGCATTCGTCGATCTGGGGGGCATCGATGGCCTGCTGCATATCACCGATATGGCCTGGCGTCGCGTCAAGCACCCGTCCGAGGTGGTGGACGTCGGCCAGGAGATCGAGGTCAAGGTCCTCAAGTTCGACCGCGAGCGCAACCGCGTCTCGCTGGGCCTCAAGCAGCTGGGCGAGGATCCGTGGGAGGCCATCGCGCGCCGCTACCCGGAAAGCAGCCGGGTGGTGGGCAAGGTCACCAACATCACCGATTACGGTGCGTTCGTCGAGATCGAAGAGGGCGTCGAGGGCCTGGTCCACGTCTCCGAGATGGACTGGACCAACAAGAACGTCAACCCGGCCAAGATGGTGTCGGTGGGCGACGAGGTCGAGGTGATGATCCTCGACATCGACGAGGAGCGCCGCCGTATCTCGCTGGGCATGAAGCAGTGCCAGCCCAACCCGTGGGATGAGTTCGCCGCCACCCGCAACAAGGGTGACCGTGTGACCGGTACCATCAAGTCGATCACCGACTTCGGTATCTTTGTGGGGCTCGAGGGTGGCATCGATGGTCTGGTGCACCTCTCGGACCTGTCCTGGAGCGACGCCGGCGAGGAGGCGATCCGCGACTTCCAGAAGGGCGAAGAGGTCGAGGCGGTCGTGCTGTCGGTGGACCCGGAGCGCGAGCGCATCAGCCTCGGCGTCAAGCAGCTGGCGCAGGATCCGGTGTCGCAGTGGGTGGCCAACCATCCCAAGGGCACCGTGGTCACCGGGACGGCCAGCGAAGTCGACGCCAAGGGCGTGGTCGTGGATCTCGACGAAGAGGTGCAGGGCTATGTCCGCGCCGCCGATCTGGCACAGGAGCGCACCGACGACGCGCGCTCGCTGGTCAGCCAGGGCGACGAGGTCGAGGCGAAGGTGATGGCGGTCGACCGGCGCAATCGCATGATCAGCCTGTCGGTCCGGGCCAAGGACCAGCAGGATGAGCGTGAGGCGCTTGAAGGCTTTGGCAGCACCGGCGCGGCCGGTACGACGACGCTGGGCGATCTGCTCAAGGAGCAGATGGGTGACCGCGGCAACGACAGCTGAAGCCGTCGGCAGTGTGGGTGGCGCGCCGCAGCGACGGCGTGCCACCGGCACCGTAACGGGGGTTGAGTCGCCATGACCAAGTCCGAACTGATTGACCGGATTGCTGGCCAGCAACAGCAACTCGCTCAGCGGGATGTCGAGCTGGCCGTCAAGACGCTGCTCGAGCAGATGAGTGAATCCCTCGCCGGCGGCGAGCGTATCGAGATCCGCGGGTTCGGGAGTTTCGCTCTCCACCATCGCCCGCCCCGCATCGGCCGTAATCCGCGCACGGGAGAGCCGGTTTCCCTGCCCGGCAAGTATGTCCCGCACTTCAAGCCCGGCAAGGCGATGCGCCAGCGTGTCGATGAAAGTGGGCGGCGGTCCGCGGGGGAGGACGCATGAAACGCCTGATCGTCCTGCTGCTGGCGCTCATCGTGGTGGCGCTGGGCCTGAGCTTTGCCATGCTCAACTCCGAGCCGATCACCCTTGATTTCTACCTCGGGGCGCTCTCGCTCCCGGTATCACTCTGGCTGGTGCTGGCCCTCGCGGTCGGTGTTCTGCTGGGCCTGGGCTCGGCATTGGGGATCCTCACCCGCCAGCGCTGGCAACTGAAACGGCTTCGGCGCGAGGCTGCCTCGTCGCGCGAAGAGGTCTCGGAACTACGCAAGTTGCCGCTCCGGACCCACAACTGACCATGTGGCAGGCGCTCTGGCTGCTGCTCCCGCTGGCAGCCCTGTCCGGTTGGTGGATCGGCCACCGGTCGACGCGGTCGGGATCACCCACTCCCCGCCTGCCGGCGGATTACTTCCAGGGCCTCAATTACCTGCTCAACGAACAGCCTGATCGGGCCATTGAAGTGTTCACCCGCATGGTCGAGGTGGATTCCGAGACCGTTGAGACGCACCTGACCCTGGGCAACCTGTTTCGCCGGCGGGGCGAGGCCGACCGGGCGGTGCGCATCCACCAGAACCTGATCGCGCGCCCCTCGCTGGCTCCCGAGCAGCGTGCGGCGGCGTTGCTGGAGCTGGGTCGTGACTATCTGGCTGCGGGCCTGCTGGATCGGGCCGAGACCCTTTTCATTGAGGCGAAGGAGTTCCCCGGGTTCCGGGTCCAGTCACTCCAGTCGCTGCTCGAGATCTATCAGCAGGAGGGCGAGTGGGAGGCGGCGATCGCGACCGCCCAACGGCTGCAGCGCGCCGACGGACGCAGCCTGCAGACGGAAATGGCGCAGTTTGCCTGCGAACAGGCCGAGCGCCTGCGCCGCCAGCATGGCGACCCGTCAGCCATTCGCCAGATCCTGCGCCGGGCCACCCATCTCGATCGCAACTGTGTGCGAGCGTCGCTGCTAAAGGCCGACCTGGAGCGGGATGAGGGGCGTTGGCGGTCGGCGATCAAGGCTTGCCAGGCCGTCAAACATCAGGATCCCGACTACATCCCGGAGGCGCTGCCGCGACTCGAGGCCGCCTGCCTGGCCATCAACGACCGCCGCGGCTATCGCGATGAGTTGAAGCGCCTGCTCGATCGCCAGCCCACGGTCTCAGTGATCCTAAATCTGAGCGAGCTGATCGAGGCCGACGAGGGGCGTGAGGCGGCCGTGGAGTTTCTCGCGACGCAGCTCCGCGAGCGCCCCTCGGTGCGCGGCCTCAATCGGCTGATCGAGCTCAATATCCAGGACGATGACATGGACCCGCGCCGCCAGCGTGATCTGACGGTCCTGCGGGAGCTCTTCCAGGCCCTGCTCGCCGACCGGTTGCCGTACCGCTGCGTGAGCTGCGGGTTCGAGGGCCGTCAATTGCACTGGCAGTGCCCCAGCTGCCGCGCCTGGTCCACCATCAAGCCGCGTCGCGGACTGGAGGGAGAATGAACCCTGCGCCAAGCCTGATCGTTGCGCTCGATTACGACGATCCCGCCGCCGCCCGCCGCCTGGTGGATACGCTGCCGGTCGGGCGGTGTCGTCTGAAAGTGGGCAAGACGCTGTTCACCCGGGCCGGTCCGGCGCTGATCGAGGAATGGACCCGCGCCGGTTGGGAGGTCTTCCTGGATCTGAAATTCCACGACATTCCCAACACGGTTGCCGGGGCCTGCCGGGCCGCGGCCGATCTGGGTGTCTGGATGGTCAACGTCCATGCCCTCGGCGGGCCGGCGATGCTGGCCGCGGCGCGGGCGGCGCTTGACGCGCGCTCGGGGCCGGCGCCACTGCTGACGGCGGTCACTGTGCTCACCAGCCACGACCAGGCCACCCTGGATGCCATTGGGCTGCGCGGGACACCCGCCGATGCGGTGGCCCGGCTCACGGGGCTGGCCACCGCCGCCGGTCTGGATGGTGTGGTCTGCTCCGGCGAAGAAGCCGCCGCGGTGCGGGACCAGGCCGGGGCGGGCTTTCGGCGGGTAACCCCCGGGGTGCGCCCGGCGGACGCGGCCCGGGGTGATCAGCGCCGGGTGCTGACGCCCGCCGGCGCAATCCAGGCCGGGGCGACGGATCTGGTGGTGGGCCGGCCCATCACCGGGGCCGCCGATCCGGCACGGGCCGTTGAAACCCTGGTCTCTGAGATACAGCTCACAGCAGGGGCTATGGATGGGGCCTAGGCTTCGGGTGTCATTAGCCCAACCAAGGAGCCTGCTATGACTGTTTCGCGTTCCCTCGGCCTGCTGGCCGCTTCCAGCCTGATCGCCGGCGCCGCCGTCGCCAACATTGATCCCGTCAACGTCAATGAGGCGGGCATCGACCGTCTTCAGCAGCTCAACGGGGTGGGCCCCGCGACTGCCGAAGCCATCATCCAGGACCGGGAGGAGAACGGGCCTTTCGAGCGCATTGACGCCATGACCCGGGTCAACGGCATCGGCGCGGCCACCCTCGAGAGTCTGCGCGAGTCGGTGACCCTCGACTGAGCCTCGACCCGCAATCACTCATGCCCAGCCACCGCCGGCAGGCCTGACAGGTCTGCCGGCTTGGTTTATGCTCCGCACCAGAACAACAAGTGTCCAACAGGGAGAGTAGTGGCAATGACTCAGCGAGTGTGCAAAGCGGTTTTCCCGGTTGCCGGTCTGGGAACGCGTTTCCTGCCGGCGACCAAGGCCAATCCCAAGGAAATGCTGCCGGTCGTTGATAAGCCACTCATCCAGTACGCCGCCGAAGAGGCGGTGCGGGCCGGTATCGAAACCCTGATTTTCGTGAACGGGCGCAATAAGCGCAGCATTCCGGATCATTTCGACAAGGCCTACGAGCTTGAGACCGAGCTCGAGGAGTCGGGCAAGCTCGAGCGCCTTGAAGCGGTCCGCAACATCGTCCCGCCCGAGGTGGCCTGCATCTATATCCGTCAGTCCGAGGCGCTGGGTCTCGGCCATGCGGTGCTCTGCGCCGAGCCGGTGGTGGGCGACGAGCCGTTCGCCGTCATTCTTGCGGACGATCTGATCGATGATGATCGCAACGGCGGCTGCCTCGCCCAGATGGTGGAGCGCTACGACGAACAGGTCGCGAGTATTCTCGGTGTCGAGCGTGTGCCGCCAGAGCGCACGGACCGCTATGGCGTCGTGGATACCGAGGCGGTATCGCCGCGTCTGGGCCGGTTGAAAGGCATTGTCGAGAAGCCTGACCCGGCGCGGGCGCCTTCCAATCTGGGCGTTGTCGGCCGTTATGTGCTCGATGGCCGTATTTTCGAGAAACTCCGTGCCACCGCGCCCGGTGCGGGTGGCGAGATACAGCTCACCGATGCCATCGCCGCGCTCATGCAGGATGCCCCCGTTTTCACCTATGAGTTCGAGGGCACCCGCTATGACTGCGGGGACAAACTCGGCTATCTGCAGGCCACCGTCGAATTCGGGGTCAAACACCCCGAATTCGGCGAGGCGTTCGCCCGCTATCTGACCGAGCGTGACGCCTGACGGACCTGTCGCCGCCTAGAAGCTGTATCGAAGTCGCAGGTAAAGGTTGCTGTTATCTTCGAGCTGCGTGTGAAAGGTCCAGTCATCCTCGCCGCCGAACAGGTTGGCGCCGGCGGTGCCGGTCAGTGAATCACTGAAGCGGTACTGCGCCCGGGGCCGGAGGTAGTAATCGGCGTCCGAGGGTGAGTAGAAGGTGAACATCGACAGGGTCAGATCCTGTCGTGGGCTCTGCCAGGTGATGCGGTTGGTCAGCAGATGCCGGTATTCGTCAGGCGCATAGCGCCGCTGTTGCCGCGGCAGGGCGGCGAGCAGGGCGTCGTGGTCCTGGATCCACTCCAGCGAGTACTGCCAGCCCAGGGTCAGATCCGAGAGCGGCTCGCTCTCGTATCCCGCCAGCCAGCGCCACTGGTCGTTGGGCCGGTCCGGGTCCCGGCCGCTATCGTCCTCACCGTGGTAATAGGCGGTCTCCACGTTGCCGATCCCGCCGAGGACCGGCGCACGGACGCTTGCCCCCAGGGATGACAGACGCGGGAAGTAGGCCCGGCCGTCGGCATCCCGGGCGCTCGGCTGATTGTCGAACCCGTGGTAGGCGTAACCCGCCACTTCCACGCCGTTCAGCGTCTGGTACAACCGCAGGGCCAGTTCGCTGTCGCCACCGAAGTCATCGCGATCGCGTGGATCGAGCTTGGGTGGCGCCGCCACCCGTCGACCCGCCTGTGGACTGAAATAGGACAGGCGCTCGCCGGTGATGAACCGGTTGGGGACCGCCCGGGGCATCCAGACAAAGTCGACGTTCAGTGGGCCGAACCAGGAGAGCTTCAGCGCGTCCGTGGGGGCTTTCAGATACTCGT containing:
- the galU gene encoding UTP--glucose-1-phosphate uridylyltransferase GalU; the protein is MTQRVCKAVFPVAGLGTRFLPATKANPKEMLPVVDKPLIQYAAEEAVRAGIETLIFVNGRNKRSIPDHFDKAYELETELEESGKLERLEAVRNIVPPEVACIYIRQSEALGLGHAVLCAEPVVGDEPFAVILADDLIDDDRNGGCLAQMVERYDEQVASILGVERVPPERTDRYGVVDTEAVSPRLGRLKGIVEKPDPARAPSNLGVVGRYVLDGRIFEKLRATAPGAGGEIQLTDAIAALMQDAPVFTYEFEGTRYDCGDKLGYLQATVEFGVKHPEFGEAFARYLTERDA
- the rpsA gene encoding 30S ribosomal protein S1, whose protein sequence is MSESFAELFEESLVQTDMRPGSIVTAQVVAIDGEDVVVNAGLKSEAVIPLRQFTNENGEVEVSVGDEVEVALDAVEDGSGETRLSREKAKRARAWRVLEAAYENSETVNGQISGKVKGGFTVDLGHIRAFLPGSLVDIRPVRDTTYLEGKDLEFKVIKLDARRNNVVVSRRAVVEEEYSAEREALLEKLQEGQSIKGIVKNLTDYGAFVDLGGIDGLLHITDMAWRRVKHPSEVVDVGQEIEVKVLKFDRERNRVSLGLKQLGEDPWEAIARRYPESSRVVGKVTNITDYGAFVEIEEGVEGLVHVSEMDWTNKNVNPAKMVSVGDEVEVMILDIDEERRRISLGMKQCQPNPWDEFAATRNKGDRVTGTIKSITDFGIFVGLEGGIDGLVHLSDLSWSDAGEEAIRDFQKGEEVEAVVLSVDPERERISLGVKQLAQDPVSQWVANHPKGTVVTGTASEVDAKGVVVDLDEEVQGYVRAADLAQERTDDARSLVSQGDEVEAKVMAVDRRNRMISLSVRAKDQQDEREALEGFGSTGAAGTTTLGDLLKEQMGDRGNDS
- a CDS encoding integration host factor subunit beta, which codes for MTKSELIDRIAGQQQQLAQRDVELAVKTLLEQMSESLAGGERIEIRGFGSFALHHRPPRIGRNPRTGEPVSLPGKYVPHFKPGKAMRQRVDESGRRSAGEDA
- a CDS encoding ComEA family DNA-binding protein; translated protein: MTVSRSLGLLAASSLIAGAAVANIDPVNVNEAGIDRLQQLNGVGPATAEAIIQDREENGPFERIDAMTRVNGIGAATLESLRESVTLD
- a CDS encoding DUF1302 family protein, encoding MLHTARPIAARLVLLIALGGLAPALAGAQDTDEGWDDEGWGGDPWAEEQTGWQWYGFIEGAVAPRLQSDPAVNDDFTLAETRLQLEGERRLGDYTANLKGDVWLDGVEDGGRGDLREANLAGRLTAQTDVVVGRQIITWGTGDLVFLNDLFPKDYVAFFSGRSDEYLKAPTDALKLSWFGPLNVDFVWMPRAVPNRFITGERLSYFSPQAGRRVAAPPKLDPRDRDDFGGDSELALRLYQTLNGVEVAGYAYHGFDNQPSARDADGRAYFPRLSSLGASVRAPVLGGIGNVETAYYHGEDDSGRDPDRPNDQWRWLAGYESEPLSDLTLGWQYSLEWIQDHDALLAALPRQQRRYAPDEYRHLLTNRITWQSPRQDLTLSMFTFYSPSDADYYLRPRAQYRFSDSLTGTAGANLFGGEDDWTFHTQLEDNSNLYLRLRYSF
- the pyrF gene encoding orotidine-5'-phosphate decarboxylase, whose protein sequence is MNPAPSLIVALDYDDPAAARRLVDTLPVGRCRLKVGKTLFTRAGPALIEEWTRAGWEVFLDLKFHDIPNTVAGACRAAADLGVWMVNVHALGGPAMLAAARAALDARSGPAPLLTAVTVLTSHDQATLDAIGLRGTPADAVARLTGLATAAGLDGVVCSGEEAAAVRDQAGAGFRRVTPGVRPADAARGDQRRVLTPAGAIQAGATDLVVGRPITGAADPARAVETLVSEIQLTAGAMDGA
- the aroA gene encoding 3-phosphoshikimate 1-carboxyvinyltransferase — encoded protein: MTEKTERRFIVEPGGALSGTLQVPGDKSISHRAVMLGAIAEGETTVSGFLDGDDAMATLAAMRALGVAIDGPEQGRLRIQGVGLRGLQAAAGALDLGNSGTSMRLLAGLLAGQRFASRLVGDRSLMKRPMRRVTEPLARMGASIHTEPSGTAPLVIEPVAALEGIDYPLPVASAQVKSALLLAGLYASGETRVTEPAVTRDHTERMLEAFGADVRVAGSQVSVRGGDSLQGGAVVVPGDISSAAFFLVGASIAGTGPLTLTNVGLNPTRTGVIDILRRMGARIHVECERSGAGEPVATVTVEPSRLQGIAIPPDRVPLAIDEFPALFIAAACAEGETTLTGAEELRVKESDRIAVMADGLGALGIQAEPTPDGIRIVGGPVRGGHIQARGDHRIAMAFAMAGLVADAPITIDGCSEVDTSFPGFVDRAREAGLRIRSEEGGA
- the pheA gene encoding prephenate dehydratase; its protein translation is MNDETLKRIRARIDGIDDQILALINERAAAAAEVAGAKQAAGESADFYRPAREAEVLRRLRDANPGPLNDGDVTRLFREIMSSCLALQRPLTVAFLGPEGTFTQEAALKHFGHSVDSRPMDNIDAVFREVESGEAAYGVVPVENSTEGMVTHTLDRLPSSPLQIVGEVEMPVVHSLATRAADVAGIQRVYSHSQGLAQCRSWLDRHLPAVDRIPVASTAEAARLASLDDSAAAIASEAAAERYELPILQAAMQDGSRNATRFLVLGRESPEPTGEDKTSLVIARENRPGGLAGLLAPLARYGLNMTRLESRPSPEGMWEYVFFVDLLGHAEDPDLKRALGEMQKLASLLKVLGSYPRSVV
- a CDS encoding prephenate dehydrogenase; the encoded protein is MNTEPQRICLVGVGLIAGSLGLALKRAGVTERITGLGRDPQRLARARAVGAIDHATTDPAEALADAELLVLGVPLGATATVIRDLKPHLRDDLVITDVGSAKGCVVDDLRTVLGGLPAGFVPGHPIAGTEHSGVEAAFAELFDGRRVIITPLESSAGAAVSAVDWLWRQAGAEVTAMSVAHHDRMLAITSHLPHLLAFGLVDMLAQDPDHEEILGYAAGGFRDFTRIASSDPVMWRDICLGNRDAVLEALGHFRRDLEQLTEKVEAADGAGLEGVFRRAKATRDAHKHGFER
- the lapB gene encoding lipopolysaccharide assembly protein LapB; protein product: MWQALWLLLPLAALSGWWIGHRSTRSGSPTPRLPADYFQGLNYLLNEQPDRAIEVFTRMVEVDSETVETHLTLGNLFRRRGEADRAVRIHQNLIARPSLAPEQRAAALLELGRDYLAAGLLDRAETLFIEAKEFPGFRVQSLQSLLEIYQQEGEWEAAIATAQRLQRADGRSLQTEMAQFACEQAERLRRQHGDPSAIRQILRRATHLDRNCVRASLLKADLERDEGRWRSAIKACQAVKHQDPDYIPEALPRLEAACLAINDRRGYRDELKRLLDRQPTVSVILNLSELIEADEGREAAVEFLATQLRERPSVRGLNRLIELNIQDDDMDPRRQRDLTVLRELFQALLADRLPYRCVSCGFEGRQLHWQCPSCRAWSTIKPRRGLEGE
- a CDS encoding LapA family protein → MKRLIVLLLALIVVALGLSFAMLNSEPITLDFYLGALSLPVSLWLVLALAVGVLLGLGSALGILTRQRWQLKRLRREAASSREEVSELRKLPLRTHN
- the cmk gene encoding (d)CMP kinase translates to MTEHSAVITIDGPGGAGKGTIARALAQRLGFHLLDSGAIYRLLALASLRDGIAPDDLAGLTRRAEQLDIDFRTDGEHAGEAVLDGQPVANAIRDEACGERASVLAALPPVREALKARQRAFRQPPGLVADGRDMGTVIFPDAPVKIFLTASAEERARRRHKQLMEQGVTASLDDLLTELKARDARDSQRQTAPLRPAEDAVTVDTTGASIDTVVQTVMEQARACLQ